A window from Leguminivora glycinivorella isolate SPB_JAAS2020 chromosome 16, LegGlyc_1.1, whole genome shotgun sequence encodes these proteins:
- the LOC125234616 gene encoding dnaJ homolog subfamily C member 2: protein MTEGESSNNTRTVAVPCPFVKRKVECVGAAFLRYFNIKCHGEDALFETSQANEKSEEVVFEDDVEYLRSLDPKEWKQQDHYAVLGMKQLRYRATDDDIKRAYRQKVLRHHPDKRKAQGEDVRSDDDYFTCITKAYETLGTPAKRRSYDSVDPEFDDSVPTASDVKKEGFYKTFTKLFEQNARWSEKRNVPLLGDDDSPREAVERFYAFWYEFDSWREFSYLDEEEKERGQDREERRWIEKQNKAARAKLKKEEMARIRSLVDLAYAHDPRVQRFKQDDKDKKLAAKRARQDAVQAKKAEEERLIKEALAAKQKAEEAERARIEAARAEREQVKKLLRKERKALRDTCKANNYYAQTDDETVAHMAAVEKICEMMKVLELQQLVKKLEANGREAFLQTVKEAEDRLEEERQSLFETKKEQEQKVKKEIASKLPMEWSVDMTQLLIKAVNLFPAGTNQRWDVVANFLNQHGTFIDDRRFNAKEVLAKAKDLQSSDFSKSSLKKAANEEAFDTFEKEKKKAVSVDDNSISKSDSGSKLVNGTAKPKMNGDVAKEPKEVKEVAWTKTEQELLEQAIKTFPVSTPERWDKIADCIPNRSKKDCMKRYKELVELVKAKKQAANLAK from the exons ATGACGGAGGGCGAGTCTAGTAACAATACGCGGACGGTGGCAGTGCCGTGCCCGTTCGTGAAGAGGAAAGTGGAATGCGTGGGAGCGGCGTTCCTGAGATACTTTAATATAAAATGCCACGGCGAGGATGCTTTGTTCGAAACGTCCCAGGCGAATGAGAAGTCGGAGGAGGTGGTGTTCGAGGATGACGTGGAGTACCTGCGGAGCCTGGACCCTAAGGAATGGAAGCAGCAGGACCACTACGCGGTGCTGGGTATGAAGCAGCTGCGGTACAGAGCGACGGACGATGACATAAAGCGCGCGTACAGACAGAAGGTGCTGCGCCACCACCCGGACAAGCGCAAGGCGCAGGGCGAGGACGTGCGCAGCGACGACGACTACTTCACGTGCATCACTAAAGCGTACGAGACGCTGGGCACGCCCGCCAAGCGCCGCTCCTACGACTCTGTAGACCCGGAGTTCGACGACTCTGTACCAACGGCTAGTGATGTTAAAAAGGAGGGTTTCTACAAAACGTTTACGAAGTTGTTTGAGCAGAACGCGCGCTGGTCGGAGAAGCGCAACGTGCCGCTGCTAGGGGACGATGACAGCCCACGCGAAGCCGTCGAGCGGTTCTACGCATTCTGGTACGAGTTCGACTCGTGGCGCGAGTTCTCGTACCTTGACGAAGAGGAAAAAGAACGCGGGCAGGACCGGGAGGAGCGGCGCTGGATCGAGAAGCAGAACAAGGCGGCCCGGGCTAAGCTGAAGAAGGAGGAGATGGCGCGGATCCGGTCGCTGGTGGACCTGGCGTACGCACACGACCCGCGCGTGCAGCGCTTCAAGCAGGATGATAAGGACAAGAAGCTCGCTGCCAAGCGCGCCCGACAG GATGCCGTACAAGCAAAGAAAGCTGAAGAAGAAAGGCTCATAAAGGAGGCGCTGGCGGCCAAGCAGAAGGCAGAGGAGGCCGAAAGGGCGCGGATAGAGGCTGCTCGTGCCGAGAGGGAGCAAGTTAAGAAACTACTGCGGAAG GAACGTAAAGCTCTCCGAGACACGTGCAAGGCCAACAACTACTACGCACAGACGGACGACGAGACCGTCGCCCACATGGCCGCCGTCGAGAAGATCTGCGAGATGATGAAGGTCCTCGAACTGCAGCAACTCGTCAAGAAACTAGAAGCCAACGGCCGGGAAGCCTTCCTCCAGACTGTCAAGGAAGCCGAAGACAGGCTCGAAGAAGAACGACAGTCACTCTTCGAAACCAAGAAAGAACAAGAACAGAAAGTCAAGAAAGAAATAGCATCCAAACTACCCATGGAATGGTCCGTTGACATGACACAGTTACTCATCAAAGCGGTCAACTTATTCCCAGCCGGCACTAACCAGCGATGGGATGTTGTTGCCAACTTCCTCAATCAACATGGAACGTTCATAGATGACAGACGTTTCAACGCTAAAGAAGTACTCGCTAAAGCTAAAGATCTACAAAGCTCAGATTTCTCTAAAAGCAGCCTCAAGAAAGCCGCTAACGAAGAAGCGTTTGATACATTTGAGAAAGAAAAGAAGAAAGCGGTCAGCGTTGATGACAATAGTATATCCAAGAGCGACAGTGGATCGAAGCTAGTCAACGGCACAGCTAAACCTAAAATGAACGGAGATGTAGCAAAAGAGCCTAAAGAAGTCAAAGAAGTAGCCTGGACGAAAACTGAGCAGGAATTGCTCGAGCAAGCCATCAAGACCTTCCCGGTCAGCACTCCAGAGAGATGGGACAAGATAGCGGACTGCATCCCAAACAGATCCAAGAAGGACTGCATGAAGCGATACAAGGAACTAGTAGAATTAGTGAAGGCCAAGAAGCAAGCCGCCAACTTAGCTAAATAA
- the LOC125234618 gene encoding pyroglutamyl-peptidase 1: protein MCNDMDLFFKPIVLVTGFGPFLGHPVNASWEAVKLMNKEVLEKELNIELVTLELPVTYSNVDEFVPALWDTHEPKLMIHVGVSGLAECLTLETQAHRKGYQRQDYLEQCPADHCCSAPGGGAIRLHTKLDVSRICAELNQDDELTAIESKDAGRYLCEYIYYTSLAADNTRTLFVHVPDMNVWDTARVTKGLERIVSLCLTQLRERDGVDDAVGKMWEVRLQDTNEV, encoded by the exons ATGTGCAACGACATGGACTTGTTTTTCAAGCCGATAGTGTTGGTGACGGGGTTCGGTCCGTTTCTGGGGCACCCCGTGAACGCGAGCTGGGAGGCGGTGAAACTAATGAACAAGGAGGTTTTGGAGAAGGAGCTTAACATAGAGCTGGTGACGCTGGAGCTGCCCGTCACCTACAGCAACGTCGACGAGTTCGTACCAGCGCTGTGGGACACGCATGAACCTAAG CTGATGATCCATGTTGGCGTGTCGGGTCTAGCAGAATGCCTGACGCTGGAAACGCAAGCGCACCGTAAAGGCTACCAACGACAGGACTACCTAGAACAGTGTCCTGCTGACCACTGCTGTTCTGCCCCTGGTGGAGGTGCTATAAGGCTACATACGAAGTTGGATGTCTCCAGGATATGCGCTGAATTGAATCAGGATGATGAGCTGACTGCTATTGAGTCTAAAGACGCTGGCAG aTACCTCTGCGAGTACATTTACTACACATCCCTGGCCGCCGACAACACTCGCACGCTCTTCGTCCACGTTCCCGACATGAATGTGTGGGACACGGCCCGGGTCACCAAGGGCCTTGAGCGTATCGTGTCTCTCTGTCTGACGCAGCTGCGAGAGCGAGATGGCGTCGACGATGCTGTTGGGAAGATGTGGGAGGTTCGCTTACAGGACACTAACGAGGTTTAA
- the LOC125234741 gene encoding 40S ribosomal protein S9, whose protein sequence is MVNNRVPSVFSKTYVTPRRPFEKARLDQELKIIGEYGLRNKREVWRVKYTLARIRKAARELLTLDEKDPKRLFEGNALLRRLVRIGVLDEKQMKLDYVLGLKIEDFLERRLQTQVFKAGLAKSIHHARILIRQRHIRVRKQVVNIPSFIVRLDSGKHIDFSLKSPFGGGRPGRVKRKNLRKGQSGGAANDEEED, encoded by the exons ATGGTAAATAACCGAGTGCCCTCGGTCTTCTCAAAGACCTATGTCACGCCCCGGCGTCCCTTCGAGAAGGCTCGCCTTGACCAGGAGTTGAAGATCATTGGAGAGTATGGTCTGAGGAACAAGCGTGAAGTGTGGAGGGTCAAGTACACGCTGGCGCGCATCCGTAAGGCTGCCCGTGAGCTGCTCACCCTTGATGAGAAGGACCCTAAGAGGCTGTTCGAAG GTAATGCCCTCCTTCGCCGTCTGGTCCGCATTGGAGTGCTTGATGAGAAGCAGATGAAGCTGGATTACGTGCTCGGTCTGAAGATCGAGGACTTCTTGGAGCGCCGCCTGCAGACCCAGGTCTTCAAGGCTGGTCTCGCCAAGTCCATCCATCATGCCCGCATCCTTATCAGACAGAGACACATCCG CGTCCGTAAGCAGGTGGTGAACATCCCCTCTTTCATCGTGCGCCTGGACTCCGGCAAGCACATCGACTTCTCGCTGAAGTCTCCGTTCGGCGGCGGCCGCCCGGGCCGCGTCAAGAGGAAGAACCTGCGCAAGGGACAGTCTGGTGGCGCTGCCAACGATGAGGAGGAAGATTGA